Proteins from a genomic interval of Channa argus isolate prfri chromosome 11, Channa argus male v1.0, whole genome shotgun sequence:
- the si:dkey-193c22.1 gene encoding uncharacterized protein si:dkey-193c22.1 — protein MAGLVYHTSIPLVVGVVLVGLPYSISLAVQWIYGWPDEPGCKKYIEALKPRRIYRLTRAVFQTLKYLQYGRLYFQWKSWYKNSGNYKYCQKGITFGRRANKLDLYHPPNMGKSEDVTVPLVVFIYGGTWGSGERSMYCLLAKQMAEELNATVICPDYCTYPKGNVLGMVQDIADCLVWAQDSGQKFNYSKDHIVLIGHSAGAHLCALTTLFLIDTREELFIEASKQRNVTRAIRGVIGLSGVYNIMDHYEHERKRGVEYISSMHKAMNGVKNFVYYSPTHLLKQLSQDKLSRVPPFILLHGTSDVIVPVESSTKFSELLNSLSVKASLYLLPRVDHTEIVTDLMAPGRHFYHPVYSCMKQEYRKVLGLC, from the exons AT GGCAGGGTTAGTTTACCACACGTCAATACCTTTGGTGGTGGGTGTGGTGTTGGTGGGCCTCCCATACTCCATCTCTTTAGCTGTCCAGTGGATTTATGGCTGGCCCGACGAACCTGGATGTAAGAAGTACATAGAAGCACTGAAACCAAG ACGAATATACCGTTTGACCAGAGCTGTTTTTCAAACTCTCAAATATCTGCAGTATGGGAGGCTTTACTTTCAGTGGAAGTCATGGTACAAGAATAGTGGAAACTATAAATATTGTCAAAAG GGCATTACATTTGGCCGCCGAGCCAACAAGCTGGACTTGTACCACCCTCCAAACATGGGCAAATCTGAAGATGTGACTGTACCTCTGGTGGTTTTTATCTATGGAGGTACATGGGGCTCGGGAGAAAGATCTATGTACTGTTTGCTGGCCAAGCAGATGGCTGAAGAGCTGAATGCAACTGTCATTTGTCCTGATTACTGTACCTATCCAAAG GGGAACGTTTTGGGAATGGTCCAAGATATTGCTGACTGCTTGGTTTGGGCTCAAGACAGTGGACAGAAGTTCAACTATAGCAAA GACCACATAGTGTTAATTGGCCATTCAGCAGGAGCACATTTGTGTGCACTTACCACACTGTTTCTCATTGACACCAGAGAGGAACTTTTCATAGAGGCTAGCAAGCAAAGAAATGTTACACGCGCAATAAGAGGAGTAATTG GTCTAAGTGGAGTATACAACATTATGGACCATTATGAGCATGAGCGAAAGCGGGGAGTTGAATACATCTCCAGCATGCACAAGGCTATGAATGGAGTGAAAAACTTTGTGTACTACTCACCAACACACTTACTGAAGCAGCTCAGCCAGGACAAATTGAGCAG AGTGCCTCCATTCATTTTGCTCCATGGGACCAGTGACGTTATTGTTCCTGTTGAGTCTTCCACAAAGTTCTCTGAACTTCTCAACTCACTGTCTGTGAAGGCGTCGCTCTATCTGTTGCCCAGAGTTGACCACACTGAGATAGTCACGGACCTCATGGCACCAGGCAGGCACTTCTACCATCCAGTTTACAGCTGTATGAAACAAGAGTACAGAAAAGTTCTGGGACTCTGTTAA
- the cspg4ba gene encoding chondroitin sulfate proteoglycan 4 produces MDSTGTNYGQKLWLCGLLWWSLLVEVASGASFYGDGFVQLKAAQSSDHNTLRIRFRTSSINGLLFLAAGKTDYLLLELHAGRLQLKLDLGSGEQVLQSERGTRLSDLAWHSVEVHHVHHNITLTVDKNSHTSVKMSGSHQDLNILDGLYVGGSGGLDRPYLPRDPIGFRGCMDDVVFNEHDLLSSLRPYTGFKNVYEVSLGCSPQFFATEEDPVSFFSSRAYISFPTWNAQQEAVFECVVHTSAKEGIVLYSSAREGDFVALEIQEGFPVAIIGKSGAKTELRSLTFINDKKWHSMKLHLSSKSLELSVDGEMVKSSISSRSKGLHLKGYLFVGGIDDSTRSEVRKVGLISVSGKRVRGGSFKGCLKKIEINKVKMGLSNAVVTKDISVGCELEKEPETATTVSPSSSPGSFSHVVTPTPSLHMSTLARGLYSRYGLNFVQLKNLVVQEGGRASLEAKHIKVLLDFKKLGIRQSQIMFRIWEQPVHGQIRLDVDQDQEENTFSMLDLWHGRVMYVHGGSEESDDYFMFSIYSSSRKQVPDYLKDNKLHCYNITVTPTNDAPELSLPEGNLFVLLENSKKHLTKDVLKATDIDSNQTDLLFSVLGNLNAEAGYLEIENSPGKAVTSFTYIDLEEMRVFYVHTGVRNSRIVLRVSDGEKVSNTVVLRVMAVALDYKIANNTGLQILQGETAIIGSKQLAVETNAVKQAVDIRYDIIEPPQYGELQRLHSSGEWRTTDSFSQRLLEKERLRYISTFQDIQTSNTTDYFKCKVNVAARATTEILFPITVKWVKYHLARNIMIVLDKVRKVTMDSEHLYATAEGVTLLEDDLYFRVLTTPKKGKLMLDTTVLGKNSTFSQRDVTDQKVHYELVDRPHEDTSDRFKFQLVSKHCQSQNYDFQFSIKADANSIFMRNNGLSLLEGESSLITEDKLFAETLSTKDMYYTVISSPKHGKLARISQSNSNDSYDNILTFSNQDILAERIMYIHDDSETTEDQFTLIASTNQGFKSSIADEEIGSKVGTFNISIQLVNDQKPVRVIDKVFHLVRDGQRLLTLEDLCYHDADSDYDDGELIYTRRGIPMGDLVLVNDTTHRLFQFRQKDLEERQVLFIHKGVSTGRFVLFVSDGKHFVSSLLDISAHDPFLKVGNNTGLLVQKGQSVTFSTSNFSVISNLDIRDDQEIIFKLDDAPKFGGLHRNGTKVQSFTLSDLKCGLMFYQHNDSKHLADHFNLTVKAKGLQLTARINVKIYLESHQRPPIIQHHNVLLVEEGKPVKIDETKLEVTHEDNLPSEIVFTVKVAPSHGFLRRFVESEERYIGTKQSPVKKFTQEEINIGNIQFMQVEPDKVNDTFILDATNGVTDVRDIRMFVDIIPHLIPLQVSDFTLNEGASKALTQDVLKVTNRHFSGINFLYTLTEPPKHGHVEHSRYPGVHMTSFSRRQVEHEFIYYVHDSSETLADNFTVVANDTGLRKQSAAQTVYIQVTAVNDEPPVITANRVLRVWVSSVTEVRPEDLNAQDQDTPPEELNFMVTPPSNGHLALKSAPMKSVLNFTQAHIDHGQLLFVHKGATSGGFNFQVNDGVNFSPRQIFSITARALVLSLEKNRPLKVFPGSSIPITNEDLQAVTNDVHNTSNRIITFNVIRPPKLGRLVTRQPDNSTEDISTFTQDMVNRREVVYIQTPLESVGWEAMDSMTFSVSSPPTSLDSQTFRIDISYENTGPEHNTVLLANTGAVVTEGEIVVIDKSKLDATNLMSKLPLTQRSSHEVWFQVTSLPQHGVIVVGERNLTKEKPNFSQFIINKYGITYKHDNSETTHDYFVFNAWLNLKGKAAQRPQDINDVIEERFNITVAPVNDQPPLLKTKAPSLRVVQGDTVTLGPENLKVEDLDNSPDDIKFSVISKPNNGYLALRGSLNESILAFTQAQINNGSVYFIHDGSSASGVFYFSVTDGHHKPIYKLFNLEVTEITISLVNYTGLTLEQGKTSLLLTQDNLAAKTNGKNVTIHYQITRPPNFGKLLMDNTEVTQFDQEDIQSGRLSYHMISLFSTEDTFEFTAFTSEANLTGQVLKITVKPLIQIGKGFMIPNGIAVKLNASFLNVSELASISNTDPVFEIVSHPNYGKVVRITPKTSGKTAPADSFTFQELMQEEVALELNANMTGVQELNDSLVFVLKADNIQPAKGEFHFTVVPYDPALSPTTKSPVPTTSSVSQTPVQTSKKGIAPPVLSTGFLSTQQPSKNQQKFQGPNRWGNSNRTSIFGTTLSKPTHGTEEFPFMNTPVRVESYPQKTSNPLLVILPLLALLLLVIIFVVLVFFLRHHRQRKQSTAAPKEPPSTGLPSSQSYQGQTQRSTTVPTVTVTPINPTNTGSPVLERLLVSNQGLSYNTADSNMLVSSWSNGSLGASSQMIRTATPTLQKNQYWV; encoded by the exons ATGGACTCGACTGGGACAAACTACGGGCAGAAGTTGTGGCTCTGCGGTCTGCTGTGGTGGTCGCTCCTGGTCGAAGTGGCGTCGGGAG CTTCCTTCTATGGCGATGGCTTTGTACAGCTCAAAGCGGCACAGTCGTCCGACCATAACACGCTCCGCATTCGCTTTCGAACCTCCAGCATCAACGGCCTGCTGTTTCTCGCCGCTGGCAAGACAGACTACTTACTACTAGAACTCCATGCTGGTCGCCTGCAG CTGAAACTGGACCTCGGATCAGGGGAGCAAGTGTTACAGTCAGAGCGAGGCACCCGGCTCAGTGACCTAGCATGGCACTCTGTGGAGGTCCACCATGTGCACCACAACATTACTCTGACTGTAGACAAAAACTCCCACACAAGTGTAAAGATGTCAGGTTCCCATCAGGATCTTAATATCCTGGATGGTCTCTATGTTGGAGGCTCAGGAGGCCTGGATAGACCTTATCTCCCCAGAGACCCGATTGGCTTCCGAGGTTGCATGGATGATGTGGTTTTCAATGAGCATGACTTGTTGTCATCACTCAGACCGTATActggatttaaaaatgtgtatgagGTTTCTCTGGGTTGTAGCCCCCAGTTCTTTGCCACAGAGGAGGACCCTGTCAGCTTTTTCAGCTCCAGAGCTTACATTTCTTTTCCAACCTGGAATGCCCAGCAGGAAGCAGTGTTCGAGTGTGTTGTGCACACTTCTGCCAAAGAGGGAATTGTGCTGTACAGTTCAGCCAGAGAGGGAGACTTTGTGGCTTTGGAGATTCAGGAAGGTTTTCCAGTGGCCATAATTGGAAAGAGTGGAGCCAAAACTGAGCTTCGTTCCCTCACATTCATCAATGACAAGAAGTGGCATTCGATGAAGTTGCATTTAAGCTCCAAAAGCCTTGAGTTATCTGTTGATGGAGAGATGGTCAAAAGCAGCATTAGCTCTCGTTCGAAGGGGCTCCATCTTAAAGGCTATTTATTCGTTGGTGGTATTGATGACAGCACCAGATCAGAAGTCAGAAAAGTGGGCCTCATCTCTGTGTCCGGAAAACGTGTCAGAGGAGGGTCCTTTAAAGGTTGTTTGAAGAAAATTGAAATCAACAAAGTGAAAATGGGTCTCTCTAATGCTGTAGTAACCAAGGACATCTCAGTTGGTTGTGAGCTAGAGAAAGAACCAGAAACAGCAACCACTGTGAGTCCATCAAGCTCTCCAGGTTCTTTTTCCCATGTCGTAACACCAACACCATCACTTCACATGTCGACCCTTGCAAGAGGTTTGTACAGTAGGTATGGTTTAAATTTTGTCCAACTTAAAAACCTTGTGGTACAGGAGGGCGGCCGAGCATCTCTTGAAGCCAAACACATCAAAGTACTCTTGGACTTCAAAAAGCTTGGCATTCGACAGTCTCAGATCATGTTCCGAATTTGGGAGCAACCAGTGCATGGTCAAATAAGGCTTGATGTTGATCAGGACCAGGAGGAGAACACCTTTAGCATGTTAGACCTTTGGCACGGACGAGTGATGTACGTCCATGGAGGCTCTGAAGAATCAGATGACTACTTCATGTTTTCAATTTATTCTAGCAGTAGAAAACAAGTTCCAGATTATCTGAAAGACAACAAATTACACTGCTACAATATTACTGTGACACCCACGAATGATGCACCTGAATTGAGTCTCCCTGAAGGAAATCTCTTTGTCCTGTTGGAAAACTCAAAGAAACACCTCACCAAGGATGTGCTAAAGGCCACAGACATCGACAGCAACCAAACTGATCTTCTCTTCTCGGTGCTTGGGAACCTGAACGCTGAGGCAGGATATTTGGAAATTGAAAACAGCCCTGGCAAAGCAGTTACCTCATTCACATATATAGACTTGGAGGAAATGAGGGTGTTCTATGTTCATACAGGGGTTAGAAACTCTAGGATAGTTCTCAGAGTTAGTGATGGGGAAAAAGTCAGCAACACTGTGGTTTTAAGGGTCATGGCCGTAGCACTAGATTATAAGATTGCTAACAACACAGGTCTTCAGATCCTTCAAGGGGAGACTGCTATAATTGGTTCAAAGCAGCTGGCTGTGGAAACCAATGCAGTGAAGCAAGCTGTAGACATCCGTTATGATATCATTGAACCCCCTCAATATGGAGAACTCCAGAGACTTCACTCGAGTGGTGAATGGAGGACAACGGACTCATTTTCCCAAAGGCTTCTAGAAAAAGAGCGCCTAAGATATATTAGCACCTTTCAGGACATCCAGACCTCCAATACTACTGATTACTTTAAGTGCAAAGTTAATGTGGCTGCGAGGGCAACCACTGAAATACTTTTCCCAATCACTGTGAAGTGGGTGAAGTATCACCTGGCGAGGAACATTATGATAGTCTTGGATAAAGTGAGAAAAGTAACCATGGACTCAGAGCATCTATATGCCACAGCGGAAGGTGTGACTCTTTTGGAGGATGATCTTTATTTTCGGGTTCTCACTACACCAAAGAAAGGTAAACTCATGCTGGATACCACAGTACTGGGAAAGAACTCAACCTTTAGCCAGAGAGATGTTACAGATCAAAAAGTGCATTATGAACTAGTTGACCGGCCTCATGAAGATACAAGTGACAGGTTCAAATTTCAGTTGGTTTCCAAACATTGTCAGTCACAAAATTATGATTTCCAGTTTTCCATTAAAGCGGATGCCAATAGTATATTTATGAGAAATAATGGCCTGTCGCTTCTGGAAGGTGAAAGTTCACTTATAACAGAAGACAAGCTGTTTGCAGAGACTTTGAGTACCAAGGATATGTACTACACAGTCATAAGCAGCCCCAAGCATGGAAAGCTAGCACGTATTAGTCAGTCAAATTCCAACGATAGCTATGACAACATCTTAACGTTTAGTAATCAGGATATATTAGCGGAACGGATAATGTACATCCATGATGACAGCGAAACAACCGAAGACCAGTTCACACTCATAGCCTCTACGAACCAAGGGTTCAAGTCTTCCATCGCAGACGAGGAAATTGGCTCCAAAGTAGGAACATTCAACATATCCATTCAGCTAGTCAATGACCAAAAGCCAGTACGTGTCATAGATAAAGTTTTCCATTTAGTTAGAGATGGTCAGAGGTTACTCACCTTAGAGGATTTGTGTTATCATGATGCAGACTCTGATTATGATGATGGAGAGTTGATATACACACGACGTGGAATCCCAATGGGAGACCTAGTGCTGGTTAATGACACTACTCATCGGCTGTTCCAGTTTCGACAAAAGGATTTGGAAGAAAGGCAGGTTTTGTTCATCCATAAGGGTGTGAGCACTGGCAGGTTTGTGCTCTTTGTCTCAgatggaaaacattttgtatcTAGTCTTCTAGACATCAGTGCACATGATCCTTTCTTGAAGGTCGGCAACAACACTGGCTTATTAGTTCAGAAGGGCCAATCAGTAACCTTTTCCACCAGTAATTTCAGTGTCATATCAAATCTTGACATCAGAGATGACCAAGAAATAATTTTCAAGTTGGATGACGCTCCAAAGTTTGGAGGACTTCATCGCAATGGGACAAAAGTACAGTCATTCACACTGTCTGACCTAAAGTGTGGACTGATGTTCTATCAGCACAATGACTCAAAGCATCTGGCAGACCATTTTAACCTAACAGTGAAAGCCAAAGGTCTGCAGCTAACAGCGAGAATTAATGTGAAAATCTACCTGGAAAGTCATCAGAGGCCACCCATCATACAGCATCACAATGTCTTACTGGTGGAAGAAGGAAAACCAGTGAAGATTGATGAAACTAAGCTAGAG GTCACACATGAGGACAACCTGCCATCTGAGATTGTATTCACAGTCAAGGTAGCCCCCTCTCATGGCTTTCTCCGGCGTTTTGTCGAATCAGAAGAACGCTACATTGGAACCAAACAGTCCCCTGTCAAGAAATTTACCCAGGAGGAAATCAACATTGGCAACATTCAGTTCATGCAGGTGGAGCCCGACAAAGTCAACGACACCTTCATCCTTGATGCCACCAATGGGGTCACTGACGTCCGTGACATTAGGATGTTTGTTGACATCATTCCACACCTCATCCCTCTTCAGGTCTCAGATTTCACCCTGAACGAGGGTGCCTCCAAGGCACTGACCCAGGATGTGCTGAAAGTCACAAACCGCCACTTTTCTGGAATTAACTTCCTGTATACCTTGACTGAGCCCCCGAAGCACGGTCACGTTGAGCACTCTCGATATCCAGGTGTGCACATGACCTCATTCTCCAGGAGGCAG GTGGAACATGAATTCATTTACTACGTCCATGACAGCAGCGAAACCTTAGCTGACAACTTCACTGTGGTGGCCAATGACACAGGCCTGAGGAAGCAGAGTGCAGCCCAGACGGTGTACATCCAGGTTACAGCTGTCAACGACGAGCCTCCTGTTATTACAGCCAACAGGGTCCTCAGG GTTTGGGTGTCCTCAGTGACAGAGGTCAGGCCAGAGGATCTGAATGCGCAGGATCAGGACACTCCCCCAGAGGAACTTAACTTCATGGTGACCCCACCGAGCAATGGACACCTTGCCCTGAAAAGTGCCCCCATGAAGTCAGTGCTCAACTTCACCCAGGCACACATTGACCATGGACAGCTGCTGTTTGTACACAAAG GTGCCACATCCGGAGGATTCAACTTTCAAGTCAACGATGGTGTGAACTTCAGCCCCAGGCAGATCTTCAGCATTACTGCCAGAGCCTTAGTTCTTAGTTTGGAGAAAAACCGTCCACTCAAAGTGTTTCCAG GCTCTTCTATACCAATCACAAATGAGGATTTACAAGCGGTGACCAATGACGTCCACAATACCTCCAACCGCATCATTACGTTTAATGTGATTCGTCCTCCTAAACTGGGTCGTCTGGTGACAAGGCAGCCAGACAATTCTACAGAAGACATCTCCACTTTCACCCAAGACATG GTGAACAGAAGAGAGGTTGTGTACATTCAAACCCCCCTTGAGTCCGTGGGCTGGGAAGCCATGGACTCGATGACCTTCTCTGTGTCATCACCTCCTACTTCTCTGGACAGCCAGACATTCAGAATAGACATTTCCTATGAGAATACTGGACCTGAACACAACACAGTTCTACTTGCAAACACAG GTGCTGTCGTAACGGAAGGGGAGATTGTTGTCATTGACAAGTCCAAGCTTGACGCCACTAACCTGATGTCCAAGTTGCCATTGACTCAGCGGAGTTCCCACGAGGTTTGGTTCCAGGTCACATCACTGCCCCAACATGGTGTAATCGTGGTGGGTGAGAGAAACCTCACCAAGGAGAAACCTAACTTCTCCCAGTTCATTATCAACAAATACGGTATCACCTACAAGCATGACAACTCAGAGACGACTCATGATTATTTTGTATTCAATGCATGGCTAAATCTTAAAGGCAAAGCAGCGCAGCGCCCTCAAGACATTAATGATGTAATTGAGGAGCGTTTCAATATTACAGTTGCACCTGTGAATGATCAGCCCCCTTTGCTAAAAACCAAAGCTCCAAGTCTAAGGGtggtacagggagatacagtaACCCTCGGGCCTGAGAATCTCAAAGTGGAAGACTTGGACAATTCTCCTGATGATATTAAATTCTCTGTGATTAGCAAGCCAAATAATGGGTACTTAGCTCTTAGAGGAAGTTTAAATGAGTCGATATTGGCCTTCACCCAAGCTCAAATAAATAATGGAAGCGTCTATTTCATCCACGATGGGAGCTCTGCGTCAGGGGTGTTTTACTTCAGCGTCACGGATGGTCACCATAAACCTATATATAAACTCTTTAACCTAGAAGTGACAGAAATCACCATTTCTCTGGTAAACTACACTGGATTGACACTTGAGCAAGGAAAGACTTCATTATTACTGACGCAGGACAACCTAGCTGCTAAGACTAATGGGAAAAATGTTACCATTCACTATCAGATTACACGGCCCCCAAACTTTGGCAAACTTCTGATGGACAACACAGAGGTTACACAGTTTGATCAGGAGGACATACAATCTGGGAGGTTGTCTTACCATAtgatctctctcttctctacAGAAGACACGTTTGAGTTCACTGCCTTCACTTCAGAGGCAAATCTGACTGGCCAGGTGTTAAAAATTACAGTCAAACCTTTAATCCAGATTGGTAAAGGTTTCATGATTCCCAATGGGATTGCTGTCAAACTCAACGCAAGTTTTCTCAATGTTTCTGAATTGGCTAGTATCAGTAACACTGACCCTGTCTTTGAAATTGTCTCCCACCCTAACTATGGGAAGGTGGTTCGGATAACACCTAAAACGTCTGGGAAAACTGCACCAGCTGATTCTTTCACTTTTCAGGAGCTGATGCAGGAGGAGGTAGCCTTAGAGCTGAACGCCAACATGACTGGAGTTCAAGAGCTAAATGACTCGCTGGTGTTTGTATTGAAAGCTGATAACATCCAACCTGCTAAAGGGGAGTTCCACTTTACAGTTGTGCCATATGATCCAGCACTTTCTCCAACCACAAAGAGTCCTGTCCCAACCACATCGTCTGTTTCACAGACACCAGTCCAGACTTCCAAGAAAGGAATTGCACCACCAGTCCTTTCTACAGGTTTCCTCTCCACCCAGCAACCAAGCAAAAATCAGCAAAAGTTCCAGGGGCCCAACCGCTGGGGAAATTCCAACAGAACTAGCATTTTTGGTACAACTCTCAGCAAACCAACGCATGGAACAGAGGAATTCCCCTTCATGAACACACCGGTTCGTGTAGAGTCCTACCCTCAAAAAACATCCAATCCACTCCTGGTTATCCTACCACTActtgctctgctgctgcttgtaaTCATCTTTGTAGTCTTAGTTTTCTTTCTTCGCCACCACAGGCAAAGGAAGCAGAGCACTGCTGCACCAAAAGAGCCACCTTCCACTGGTCTTCCAAGTAGTCAGTCTTACCAAGGCCAAACCCAGAGGAGCACAACAGTTCCCACAGTGACTGTCACTCCAATAAACCCCACCAACACAGGTAGCCCTGTTCTTGAACGGCTATTGGTTTCAAATCAGGGCTTATCTTACAACACCGCTGATTCAAACATGCTTGTGAGTTCTTGGAGTAATGGTTCACTTGGTGCATCTTCCCAAATGATTAGAACTGCCACTCCCACTCTGCAGAAGAATCAGTACTGGGTATGA